The DNA segment ACTTGCAGGTTGTACTGTAGCTTGCACTGATGGTTGCAAAGACGTATACGATGGATGCATAATGGCTGCACATGCACCAGATACTCTGAGAATGTTAGGCAAAGAGGCAACATACGATGAAACAAGAATACTTGGTGCTTTCCAATATGTTTATAGGTACTTTCGCCTTCCTTTTCTCATtcttttttactcttttttttccaAACAGCTCATGCTTAGATTGAatgggagccttggcgtaactgttaaagttgttgccatgtgaccaggaataacctcttgcagaaatgcaggttAAGGctacgtacaatagacccttgtgatccGGTCCTTCTTCGGACTCCGCGCAtagtgggagcttagtgcatcggactgctcttttttttttttagttcatGCTTAGACTGATACAGATGATGTAGTTATCTTCCTCTCAGAAATGGCCATAAATGTATGTCCATGttagataagtagtatatgttaCTAGGGGAAACTATAGTCAACTAACACAACTCAACCGACTAAATTTCTAAGGTTAATCTGAAAGTGTTTTCTGAAGGCAGAAATAAAGCTAGCAATACTGCCTCTGAAATTAGTGAATGAATTCTAATGAACACCACGTGAAGGGCAGAATATAATGTTGAAGAGAATGCATAaaagggcagtccggtgcactaagctcccgctatgcgcggggtccaggGAAGGGCCGGACACAAGAGTCAATTGTacacagccttaccctgcatttctgcaagaggttgtttccatggcttgaacccgtgacctactggtcacatgacaacaactctACCAGTTGAAGAGAATGCATCTTCTTGATAAATTCTCTGAACTTCTTCTCTTGCTGCTTTGTTTGAAAGAAGTGAGTTGGTGTTTTGAACCATAGTGTTACAAAGATTTTATGATATCAAAATGCACactcatttctattcctctaCGACAGTGATATTTACCTTCATTGTGACAAAAATTTCCTGCCTCGCAACCCAGCAGCATGGAGTGCATGGAATTTTCTTGGAACCATGAACGATAAAGTATGCGTGACATATTGGCTCAATATACTCCAGGTGTGCGATGCATCAGAACCATTCTAATGTTGTTCAGCGGAAAAGTTTTTTCTCTTGTTAACTGTCCTCTTGCCTTTGAAATGTATAAACCTACAGAATCTTGGTGAGACAGAGCGACCTTACTGTGTAACTCTTAATCCTCCTCACACACCTGAACATACGATGCTTAAGTGGACCACAGGCCACCCCGTACCCTCAGTTGCTGCATCAATAGCTTCATCCGAGCTACATCAAATCCAAGGAAAGAGAGGAATATGGTTTTGTGGAGCATATCAAGGTATGAATCTTTTTCTATACAGAGTACGGAGTTGCTTTAAAGTGGATGTTCCTTGTAACCTACAGTACACAAAGTAAAAAGCCGCTTTGGCTTTCACCGGTTATTGAAGTTATATTTTTTGCGATATTTTCAGGCTATGGTTTCCATGAGGATGGACTAAAGGTAGAACTATTCCGctaagttttaaaagaaaatattaatacACATAAAGTTTTCAGCAAAAGGAGGAAGGAAATCCATGAGCACAACACAATGTGTCAATAATAATCTACTTTTTCTCCTTCTCAGGCAGGCGCGATTGCTGCACAAGGTCTGCTTAAGAGAAACTATAGTGTCCTGAACAATCCAAAACACATGGTTCCTACCTGGAAAGAAACAGGAGCACGCCTCCTCGTTACTAGATTTCTCAAGAGTTTCATTTCAACAGGATGCATAATGTGAGTTATAACAGTTTCACCTTGTATAGTTCTAATCCCAAAATGGTTATATCTAACAACATGGTATTTCTATCAATCCAATTTCTCATCTTATAACATTATGTTAAGAAGCCAAAACTATTTTATTGAAGAAGTATTCCTCTTTCAACGAATCCTGTTTGCTTAGAATTTCCTGTTACTTTCTGTTCTCTTATGTACTTATAAACACAAACGAATCATTCGTACATTATTTTTAGACTATATGTTTTCTGTGCTCAGCTTGTTAGAAGAAGGGGGCACGATGTTCACCTTCGAAGGAACAGAGAATAAAAGCTCTCTTAAAGTTTCTCTTAGAGTTCATAGTCCGCGGTTTTACTGGAAGGTAATTGAAGTTCTTTGTTTTTTTCCTCTCGTACAATTCCTCAAGccaataaaaagaaaatttcaaagaatTCTACAATATGGATAAATTTTTTAACATATAATAATCTCTTACAGGTTGCAACTCAAGGTGACTTAGGCCTTGCCGATGCTTTTATTCAAggggatttttcttttgttgATAAGAATGAAGGTCTTCTTAATCTTTTCATGGTGAGGAAATGACTCTATTTCTTTGTAAATAGCTATTTGTTGGTACTTGGCATCCTGAATTCTTTTACAGATTTTTGTTAACAACAGAGATTTGAAAGCATCAGTGACAAGGTCTagtaagaaaaggtaagtagTTTATAGAAACTGAAATCAGGAAATTGCAACTTACGTTCATATGTTAAAAGTTTTTCGTTACCTTTGCTCTCCAGAGGCTGGTGGACACCATTGCTTTTTACAGCTGCAGTATCATCTGCAAAATATTTCGTTCGACATGTTTCAAATCAAAACACCCTGACTCAGGCTCGTCGGAACATCTCTCGTCACTATGACCTGGTAAATAACTTGTTTACTGTATCACCCAAAGCACATACTGATGTCAAGATCACTAATGATATTGAAGTTCTCAATGCATATGGATTTTTGCCTGCTGTTTTCGTGTAACTTTCTCATCATAAATAGGTCTATGGCTTCAAGTGCAAATTGATAAGTATATTTGTTGCTTCTTTTCCAGAGTAATGAACTCTTCTCTCTATTTCTAGATGAgacaatgacatattcatgtgcAATTTTTACGGTAAGAGCTCGAATTTCAAATATTTGCAACGTCGTCTCCATATCTTATGCAATCTACATTTCTGTTCTTTAATCTCATTTTTATGGtgatctatttttcttttttacttgttCTAGAGTGAAGAGGAAGACTTGAAAGTTGCACAGGAGAGGAAAATTTCTCTTCTCATTGAAAAGGTAAGTCATCAACAAAGTAAGTAACCCCTTATTTCGACATAATTTTCAAGCCTAACCTGATTCTGATGCTAATCTTTTTAGGCAAAAGTTAGCAAGGAACATCACATTTTAGAGATAGGTTGTGGTTGGGGAAGTTTGGCTGTGGAAGTTGCTAAGCGAACAGGATGTAAATATACCGGTATCACTCTCTCTGAACAGCAACTGAAATATGCACAGTTAAGAGTTCAGCAAGCAGGCCTTCAGGTATATAACTTCAAACATCAGTGGAAACTCAAGATGCACAATTCTTTTGTTCTATTCTAAACTACCAAAAGATCGAAAACAAGCAAGGTCTAAAGTCGGGCTAGAGAAGCTATATCATACAAAAACATGCTTTATATCTGCTAAACACTTGAAGCCAATTTTGGACAATTTTAATAAATACTAAGTTCAATGAGAAGGGGAGCCTTAGAATAACGGTTAAGTACCTATagatcacgggttcgagccgtggaatcagccactggtgcttgcattagggtaggctgcctacatcacactCCCTTGGGGTGCGGCtcttccccggaccctgcgtgaacgcgGGATGCTTGGTTGCACCGGTCTGCCCTTTTACTAACTAAGTTCAATCAAATATATTCGTAGGATCACATAACATTTCTCTTATGTGACTATCGCCAATTGCCAAATATGTCGAGATATGACAGGATTATATCATGGTAAGTTTTGGCCTACTAAAattaggtcattttctattacCATCCAGTGTGATAACTGTACTAACAATCATTTTCAGTGAGATGTTAGAAGCTGTTGGTCATGAGTTTATGGAGGAGTTCTTTACTTGCTGTGAATCCGCACTTGCAGGAGATGGCCTTCTTGTTCTGCAGGTAATGATCCTCAACACATTCCACTTTTCCCTTCAATTGTTTTGCTGATTTTTCACAAGTATTTGCTTTCCTTAGTTCATTTCAATACCAGACGAGAGGTATGACGAATACAGGCAGAGCTCTGACTTCATAAAAGAGTATATATTCCCAGGTGCATGCTTGCCTGCACTTAGTCGAGTAACATCAGCCATGGCTGCAGCGTCCAGACTAAGGTAAGGAGGAGTTGATTTTTGATTTTGCACATAACATGCTGTCTCTTATTAAAAATCATCTTGTTTTAAATCATATGAAAATGTTGTAAATACAGTGTAGAGCACCTAGAAGATATAGGAATTCATTACTATCAAACACTGAGATGCTGGCGGAAAAACTTCCTGCAAAAACAAAGGTAAGTAAACCAACATCAGTTCTATTGTGTTCAACCTATTTCTCGACTCTGACACTTGAGCATTAATAACTGTGTAACTAGCCAAATTCATGCTTTGGGATTCGACAACAAGTTCATCAGGACATGGGAGTACTACTTTGATTACTGTGCTGCTGGATTCAAAACGTGCACACTAGGAGATTATCAGGTATGTTGAGAATTCTTTGAATATAAGGGCAAAGTGGTCTAAAACATATTAGTTCTAATCAAATGGACCTTGATCTTCACTTTAGTAGATGGTTCCCATGCTACTATTCTGAATAAGAATCTAAGATCAAGTGACTATGAAATAATAATAAGGATATTGACTCTAACTACACATCCCAAACTTATTATAATACCATGTTGAATTATGTGAACTACTTATTACGCAATTGGAAAGGACAcaattttatttactaaattatGTAAATACATGCATTTATTCAAATGTTTACAAGAAATCTTGAAATTGTCTTACCGAATTTGAGAAGTAAACAACTCAAAGGGGTACTTCAATTCTTGTAGATTGTATTTTCAAGGCCAGGGAATATTGCAGCATTTGGTGATCCTTACAGTGCAGTGCCTTCAGCTTATTAGAGTTTCTTTGTTTGGAATATTCGAACTTTGTCTTTGCAAATAAATTGGTTCCTAAAAAATACAACAGAAACCTAATGAAGTCATGCGTCATTGGCTCATACCTTTTCTCTCTTTTGTAATCTTTGGACTTTTTTCAGTTACCAATTAAAAGTTATTGAGGAATTTGTTTAATTACCGTAAATAATTATAGTTTATCTAATTATTATTTGTAGCTATTGTTCAATGTTAACAACTTGCATCACTTATATTCATTCGCTCTAAATGGCTGTATCAATCAACACATACAATACACTAAAATACAGTGATACACACAGTTATTGTATCACCGTATGTGACTCCATACACTTTATACATTGTATTTACTGTTAGGATTTTGCTACCAAATACAAAGAGTAGGTACGAGTTGTGACTATTTCAAAATGTATTTATGTATGGTAAATATAGTGCATAAGTTACACCATGTAATTTTTCCAAAGTTATTCAAGGATCTTATTATCCTTATTTAAAAATGTGCTAGAAAATTAGGCTACATCAATAAAATAGTCGTGGTGTGTACAAGCTAGTTGGATAGTGCCGTCGAAAAAAGAAAGATTAAAACAATAACTTTAAAACAGGAGGGGAAATAAAATTACAGAAGGGTAAAAAACATGTTGCAGGCAATACAGTTTTGAAATTACGTTACTTAAAATCAACTCTGACTGTTACATAAAAATTTATTATTGAGATGAATAGGATTTACTTTGGTAAATTGATCACTTGATACGAATTAAATCTACGTACCAATTTTTCGTTAAGTCACAATCCCAGCACACACACGTGATTTCTGAAGAAAATGTGTGGCTTGACAAAACCAGGGATTTTGGCTTGTGTTTTTCGAGTTTTAATTTAATTGACTTTGTGTACTAATattatatatttgtttttttttacatTGTTAGATTGAGTCGGCCTACGACAATgtataataattcataacaaaTCTACTATGCtaatttagcctaaaaatatGAATGATATAACTGATTAAATTGCATTAAACATctataataaattttttaaaagtactatcagtatatataaattaaattagttttttttaccATTGTAAAtattcaatatttttcttttatgtgGGGAAGTGGGGCCTGCTGTTTGGGAGGAACTAATTCTGAACAAAATAGTCATAACCTTATCTGAATATCACAAGGTGAACTGGCACAAACACACTCACCACGAGAGGTTGCCAATTGTCACAGTGTGGTAAGTATCATTACATTAACAAGATTCATGCTTCCCCAAGCTCTCTTTGTGTTTCTCATTCAACTTTTCTTGTGCCATGCTCTCATCACATTGTAGCATATTATTTTCatgagaagaaaaatcaacaagtTTAAACTCACTCattaaggaagttctttcaacAACACAATCGTTACTATAAAGTTAAAACAAATAATCAACAAAGTTATGGCCATTAGTACTTTGAGTTATGTCTCCATTTAAAGCATCAATCTCCTCAAAATAAGGTGCACATTCAACTTCCCTTCCTCTTTCAAATAGATTATTTACAAAGTCACTCCACATAAGACCATCGAGTTCAAACTCATAGGACTTATTGTTATCCTGACTATTGAGATCAACTAGTGAATCATCACAACAAACTTCATGATTTGCAACAAAAAGTAAAAATTCAATAGGCTCACAAGAATCACACCGAACACAAGCACTTATACGAGAAAAATATTCTCTCAAAGAAAAGGAGTTATGATCAGTCATTATACCTTGAGTTACTCCTAGAAGTTCTTCTTTACCTTTGTTTCTTACGCTTAAGAATGGATCATTATGATTTAATGTTGTATCATCTGGCTTTCCCTGACCACTTGAAATAGTGGCATCTTGCATAGTTTCCTCCAATTTGCCAAAAGTATCCTTTAAGGCCTGCACATTAGAGAAATACAAACTAGACAAAGAAGGCGCTAACAAGTCAGAATGAAGACAAGAAGTATTTTCACTCAAACTTTCTTTTGCAACGCTTTCTTCACTTTTGCTCGAATATTTCTCTTTTAACATCTCTCTCATATTACTCCTCTCAACGTCTCTGTTCGCCTCTATTAAATTGTGAATTgtcactcccttactcctctcttTATTTTGTCTCGCTTGCTCACTGTTGTTTATTGCAGATGGAATTAAACATGAAAAAGAATTTTTCGTTAGAAGATCTCCTTTTGGAAGGCTTCCATGCTTTGATGTTCTTGGGTAATCAAAAGAAATAGATTTTTCCCTCATGGAAGTCTCATTCTTCTTGTGCcccatatcttttaaactcaaaGGTGCAAACTTACTTCTCAAAAGA comes from the Nicotiana tabacum cultivar K326 chromosome 14, ASM71507v2, whole genome shotgun sequence genome and includes:
- the LOC107785407 gene encoding uncharacterized protein LOC107785407 isoform X1; this encodes MKVAVVGAGISGLVSAYELAKAGVKVVVYEKEDYLGGHAKTVTVDGVDLDLGFMVFNRVTYPNMLEFFESLGVDMEISDMSFSVSLDKGHGCEWGSRNGLSGLFAQKKNVLNPYFWQMIREIIKFKQDVISYLEALDNNPDIDRNETLGHFIQSHSYSELFQKAYLIPICASIWSCPSDGVMGFSAYSILSFCRNHHLLQLFGRPQWLTVRWRSRTYVNKVKEELEKRGCQLKTGCEVNSLSTNEEGCTVACTDGCKDVYDGCIMAAHAPDTLRMLGKEATYDETRILGAFQYVYSDIYLHCDKNFLPRNPAAWSAWNFLGTMNDKVCVTYWLNILQNLGETERPYCVTLNPPHTPEHTMLKWTTGHPVPSVAASIASSELHQIQGKRGIWFCGAYQGMNLFLYRVRSCFKAGAIAAQGLLKRNYSVLNNPKHMVPTWKETGARLLVTRFLKSFISTGCIILLEEGGTMFTFEGTENKSSLKVSLRVHSPRFYWKVATQGDLGLADAFIQGDFSFVDKNEGLLNLFMIFVNNRDLKASVTRSSKKRGWWTPLLFTAAVSSAKYFVRHVSNQNTLTQARRNISRHYDLSNELFSLFLDETMTYSCAIFTSEEEDLKVAQERKISLLIEKAKVSKEHHILEIGCGWGSLAVEVAKRTGCKYTGITLSEQQLKYAQLRVQQAGLQDHITFLLCDYRQLPNMSRYDRIISCEMLEAVGHEFMEEFFTCCESALAGDGLLVLQFISIPDERYDEYRQSSDFIKEYIFPGACLPALSRVTSAMAAASRLSVEHLEDIGIHYYQTLRCWRKNFLQKQSQIHALGFDNKFIRTWEYYFDYCAAGFKTCTLGDYQIVFSRPGNIAAFGDPYSAVPSAY
- the LOC107785407 gene encoding uncharacterized protein LOC107785407 isoform X4, which codes for MVTYPNMLEFFESLGVDMEISDMSFSVSLDKGHGCEWGSRNGLSGLFAQKKNVLNPYFWQMIREIIKFKQDVISYLEALDNNPDIDRNETLGHFIQSHSYSELFQKAYLIPICASIWSCPSDGVMGFSAYSILSFCRNHHLLQLFGRPQWLTVRWRSRTYVNKVKEELEKRGCQLKTGCEVNSLSTNEEGCTVACTDGCKDVYDGCIMAAHAPDTLRMLGKEATYDETRILGAFQYVYSDIYLHCDKNFLPRNPAAWSAWNFLGTMNDKVCVTYWLNILQNLGETERPYCVTLNPPHTPEHTMLKWTTGHPVPSVAASIASSELHQIQGKRGIWFCGAYQGMNLFLYRVRSCFKAGAIAAQGLLKRNYSVLNNPKHMVPTWKETGARLLVTRFLKSFISTGCIILLEEGGTMFTFEGTENKSSLKVSLRVHSPRFYWKVATQGDLGLADAFIQGDFSFVDKNEGLLNLFMIFVNNRDLKASVTRSSKKRGWWTPLLFTAAVSSAKYFVRHVSNQNTLTQARRNISRHYDLSNELFSLFLDETMTYSCAIFTSEEEDLKVAQERKISLLIEKAKVSKEHHILEIGCGWGSLAVEVAKRTGCKYTGITLSEQQLKYAQLRVQQAGLQDHITFLLCDYRQLPNMSRYDRIISCEMLEAVGHEFMEEFFTCCESALAGDGLLVLQFISIPDERYDEYRQSSDFIKEYIFPGACLPALSRVTSAMAAASRLSVEHLEDIGIHYYQTLRCWRKNFLQKQSQIHALGFDNKFIRTWEYYFDYCAAGFKTCTLGDYQIVFSRPGNIAAFGDPYSAVPSAY
- the LOC107785407 gene encoding uncharacterized protein LOC107785407 isoform X6; this translates as MVTYPNMLEFFESLGVDMEISDMSFSVSLDKGHGCEWGSRNGLSGLFAQKKNVLNPYFWQMIREIIKFKQDVISYLEALDNNPDIDRNETLGHFIQSHSYSELFQKAYLIPICASIWSCPSDGVMGFSAYSILSFCRNHHLLQLFGRPQWLTVRWRSRTYVNKVKEELEKRGCQLKTGCEVNSLSTNEEGCTVACTDGCKDVYDGCIMAAHAPDTLRMLGKEATYDETRILGAFQYVYSDIYLHCDKNFLPRNPAAWSAWNFLGTMNDKVCVTYWLNILQNLGETERPYCVTLNPPHTPEHTMLKWTTGHPVPSVAASIASSELHQIQGKRGIWFCGAYQGMNLFLYRAGAIAAQGLLKRNYSVLNNPKHMVPTWKETGARLLVTRFLKSFISTGCIILLEEGGTMFTFEGTENKSSLKVSLRVHSPRFYWKVATQGDLGLADAFIQGDFSFVDKNEGLLNLFMIFVNNRDLKASVTRSSKKRGWWTPLLFTAAVSSAKYFVRHVSNQNTLTQARRNISRHYDLSNELFSLFLDETMTYSCAIFTSEEEDLKVAQERKISLLIEKAKVSKEHHILEIGCGWGSLAVEVAKRTGCKYTGITLSEQQLKYAQLRVQQAGLQDHITFLLCDYRQLPNMSRYDRIISCEMLEAVGHEFMEEFFTCCESALAGDGLLVLQFISIPDERYDEYRQSSDFIKEYIFPGACLPALSRVTSAMAAASRLSVEHLEDIGIHYYQTLRCWRKNFLQKQSQIHALGFDNKFIRTWEYYFDYCAAGFKTCTLGDYQIVFSRPGNIAAFGDPYSAVPSAY
- the LOC107785407 gene encoding uncharacterized protein LOC107785407 isoform X5, with product MVTYPNMLEFFESLGVDMEISDMSFSVSLDKGHGCEWGSRNGLSGLFAQKKNVLNPYFWQMIREIIKFKQDVISYLEALDNNPDIDRNETLGHFIQSHSYSELFQKAYLIPICASIWSCPSDGVMGFSAYSILSFCRNHHLLQLFGRPQWLTVRWRSRTYVNKVKEELEKRGCQLKTGCEVNSLSTNEEGCTVACTDGCKDVYDGCIMAAHAPDTLRMLGKEATYDETRILGAFQYVYSDIYLHCDKNFLPRNPAAWSAWNFLGTMNDKVCVTYWLNILQNLGETERPYCVTLNPPHTPEHTMLKWTTGHPVPSVAASIASSELHQIQGKRGIWFCGAYQGYGFHEDGLKAGAIAAQGLLKRNYSVLNNPKHMVPTWKETGARLLVTRFLKSFISTGCIILLEEGGTMFTFEGTENKSSLKVSLRVHSPRFYWKVATQGDLGLADAFIQGDFSFVDKNEGLLNLFMIFVNNRDLKASVTRSSKKRGWWTPLLFTAAVSSAKYFVRHVSNQNTLTQARRNISRHYDLSNELFSLFLDETMTYSCAIFTSEEEDLKVAQERKISLLIEKAKVSKEHHILEIGCGWGSLAVEVAKRTGCKYTGITLSEQQLKYAQLRVQQAGLQDHITFLLCDYRQLPNMSRYDRIISCEMLEAVGHEFMEEFFTCCESALAGDGLLVLQFISIPDERYDEYRQSSDFIKEYIFPGACLPALSRVTSAMAAASRLSVEHLEDIGIHYYQTLRCWRKNFLQKQSQIHALGFDNKFIRTWEYYFDYCAAGFKTCTLGDYQIVFSRPGNIAAFGDPYSAVPSAY
- the LOC107785407 gene encoding uncharacterized protein LOC107785407 isoform X2; amino-acid sequence: MKVAVVGAGISGLVSAYELAKAGVKVVVYEKEDYLGGHAKTVTVDGVDLDLGFMVFNRVTYPNMLEFFESLGVDMEISDMSFSVSLDKGHGCEWGSRNGLSGLFAQKKNVLNPYFWQMIREIIKFKQDVISYLEALDNNPDIDRNETLGHFIQSHSYSELFQKAYLIPICASIWSCPSDGVMGFSAYSILSFCRNHHLLQLFGRPQWLTVRWRSRTYVNKVKEELEKRGCQLKTGCEVNSLSTNEEGCTVACTDGCKDVYDGCIMAAHAPDTLRMLGKEATYDETRILGAFQYVYSDIYLHCDKNFLPRNPAAWSAWNFLGTMNDKVCVTYWLNILQNLGETERPYCVTLNPPHTPEHTMLKWTTGHPVPSVAASIASSELHQIQGKRGIWFCGAYQGYGFHEDGLKAGAIAAQGLLKRNYSVLNNPKHMVPTWKETGARLLVTRFLKSFISTGCIILLEEGGTMFTFEGTENKSSLKVSLRVHSPRFYWKVATQGDLGLADAFIQGDFSFVDKNEGLLNLFMIFVNNRDLKASVTRSSKKRGWWTPLLFTAAVSSAKYFVRHVSNQNTLTQARRNISRHYDLSNELFSLFLDETMTYSCAIFTSEEEDLKVAQERKISLLIEKAKVSKEHHILEIGCGWGSLAVEVAKRTGCKYTGITLSEQQLKYAQLRVQQAGLQDHITFLLCDYRQLPNMSRYDRIISCEMLEAVGHEFMEEFFTCCESALAGDGLLVLQFISIPDERYDEYRQSSDFIKEYIFPGACLPALSRVTSAMAAASRLSVEHLEDIGIHYYQTLRCWRKNFLQKQSQIHALGFDNKFIRTWEYYFDYCAAGFKTCTLGDYQIVFSRPGNIAAFGDPYSAVPSAY
- the LOC107785407 gene encoding uncharacterized protein LOC107785407 isoform X3 — protein: MKVAVVGAGISGLVSAYELAKAGVKVVVYEKEDYLGGHAKTVTVDGVDLDLGFMVFNRVTYPNMLEFFESLGVDMEISDMSFSVSLDKGHGCEWGSRNGLSGLFAQKKNVLNPYFWQMIREIIKFKQDVISYLEALDNNPDIDRNETLGHFIQSHSYSELFQKAYLIPICASIWSCPSDGVMGFSAYSILSFCRNHHLLQLFGRPQWLTVRWRSRTYVNKVKEELEKRGCQLKTGCEVNSLSTNEEGCTVACTDGCKDVYDGCIMAAHAPDTLRMLGKEATYDETRILGAFQYVYSDIYLHCDKNFLPRNPAAWSAWNFLGTMNDKVCVTYWLNILQNLGETERPYCVTLNPPHTPEHTMLKWTTGHPVPSVAASIASSELHQIQGKRGIWFCGAYQGMNLFLYRAGAIAAQGLLKRNYSVLNNPKHMVPTWKETGARLLVTRFLKSFISTGCIILLEEGGTMFTFEGTENKSSLKVSLRVHSPRFYWKVATQGDLGLADAFIQGDFSFVDKNEGLLNLFMIFVNNRDLKASVTRSSKKRGWWTPLLFTAAVSSAKYFVRHVSNQNTLTQARRNISRHYDLSNELFSLFLDETMTYSCAIFTSEEEDLKVAQERKISLLIEKAKVSKEHHILEIGCGWGSLAVEVAKRTGCKYTGITLSEQQLKYAQLRVQQAGLQDHITFLLCDYRQLPNMSRYDRIISCEMLEAVGHEFMEEFFTCCESALAGDGLLVLQFISIPDERYDEYRQSSDFIKEYIFPGACLPALSRVTSAMAAASRLSVEHLEDIGIHYYQTLRCWRKNFLQKQSQIHALGFDNKFIRTWEYYFDYCAAGFKTCTLGDYQIVFSRPGNIAAFGDPYSAVPSAY